A region of Streptomyces sp. WMMC500 DNA encodes the following proteins:
- a CDS encoding hydantoinase B/oxoprolinase family protein translates to MTGRWQFWVDRGGTFTDIVGRRPDGTLVARKLLSHDPGRYGAHDDAAVAGVRLLLGLGPDEPVPGERVEVVKMGTTVATNALLERKGEPTVLVVTEGFRDALRIAYQNRPLLFERRILKPEALYERVIEVPERVGAHGEVVRAPDLGAARAALADAYRDGYRSAAVVLVHGYRYAAHERAVAEEARRAGFTQISCGHEVSPLMKLVPRGDTTVVDAYLSPILRRYVDRVAAELPGIRLQFMQSNGGLREATHFRGKDAVLSGPAGGVVGMVRSSAEAGHDRVIGFDMGGTSTDVSHYAGEFERDFDTRVAGVRMRAPMLSIHTVAAGGGSVLHFDGRRYRVGPDSAGAVPGPACYRRGGPLTVTDANVMLGRVQPRHFPAVFGPGGDQPLDDEAVRRAFTELAETSAAATGDRRSPEEVAAGFFDIAVLNMANAVKKISVQRGHDVTRYALTSFGGAGGQHACAVADVLGISTVVVPPHPGVLSAYGIGVAAATAMREQAVEAELTGASMPRIRQVCAELAERTAADLTDEGIPADAVDTAARVHLRYAGTDSAIAVPLADEAQMRAEFTAVHHRRFAFTMDKPIVAEAASVEAAAEQAATTREEVGGAARAGGAPEPADRVRIFADGQWREAGLYQRAELRADDAVTGPAILAEEGSTTVVDPGWQAAVHHRGHLTLTRVRPRPATQAVGTGVDPVMLEVFNSLFMAIAEQMGVRLESTAHSVNIKERLDFSCALFDAEGNLISNAPHMPVHLGSMGESIKEVLRRNRDTAHGLRPGDVYAINDPYHGGTHLPDVTVVTPVFDTVTSAAGAAGGKELLFLVASRGHHAEIGGITPGSMPAFSRTIQEEGILFDNWLLVRDGRLREAETRRLLTSGPYPSRAPDANLADLRAQIAANNKGIDELHRMIGMFGLDVVRAYMGHVQDNAEESVRRVIAALGDGAYRYETDAGAAVEVAVRVDRDARSAVVDFTGTSPQQPGNANAPSSVVMAAVLYVFRTLVAEDIPLNSGCLKPLDVRIPPGSMLAPEFPAATVAGNVETSQAVTGALYAALGVQAEGSGTMNNVTFGNDKAQYYETVASGSGAGDGFAGADVVQTHMTNSRLTDPEVLEWRYPVRVEEFAVRAGSGGGGRWAGGCGAVRRIRFLEPMTVTLLTGHRRVAPYGMAGGAPGALGRNAMERADGTVEPLEGCDTAEAGAGDVLVVETPGGGGYGVPE, encoded by the coding sequence ATGACAGGGCGCTGGCAGTTCTGGGTCGACCGCGGCGGCACGTTCACCGACATCGTGGGCAGACGGCCGGACGGCACTCTCGTCGCCCGCAAGCTGCTCTCGCACGACCCGGGCCGGTACGGCGCCCACGACGACGCGGCGGTCGCGGGCGTGCGGCTGCTGCTCGGCCTCGGCCCGGACGAGCCGGTGCCAGGGGAGCGCGTCGAGGTGGTCAAGATGGGCACCACCGTCGCCACCAACGCCCTCCTCGAACGCAAGGGCGAGCCCACGGTGCTCGTCGTCACCGAGGGGTTCCGGGACGCGCTGCGGATCGCGTACCAGAACCGGCCGCTGCTCTTCGAGCGCCGCATCCTCAAGCCGGAGGCGCTGTACGAGCGGGTGATCGAGGTCCCCGAACGCGTCGGCGCGCACGGCGAGGTCGTGCGCGCCCCGGATCTCGGCGCCGCGCGCGCGGCGCTGGCGGACGCGTACCGCGACGGGTACCGCAGCGCGGCCGTCGTCCTCGTGCACGGCTACCGCTACGCGGCGCACGAGCGGGCCGTCGCCGAGGAGGCCCGCCGGGCCGGCTTCACACAGATCAGTTGCGGCCACGAGGTCAGCCCGCTGATGAAGCTCGTCCCGCGCGGCGACACCACCGTCGTCGACGCCTATCTCTCGCCGATCCTGCGCCGCTACGTCGACCGCGTCGCGGCCGAACTGCCCGGCATCCGGCTGCAGTTCATGCAGTCCAACGGCGGCCTGCGGGAGGCCACCCACTTCCGCGGCAAGGACGCCGTGCTCTCCGGGCCCGCCGGCGGCGTCGTCGGCATGGTCCGCTCCTCCGCGGAGGCCGGCCACGACCGCGTCATCGGCTTCGACATGGGCGGCACGTCCACCGACGTCTCGCACTACGCCGGCGAGTTCGAGCGAGACTTCGACACGCGGGTGGCGGGCGTACGGATGCGCGCGCCGATGCTCAGCATCCACACGGTGGCCGCCGGCGGCGGCTCCGTCCTGCACTTCGACGGCCGCCGCTACCGCGTCGGCCCCGACTCCGCCGGCGCCGTCCCCGGCCCCGCCTGCTACCGCCGGGGCGGGCCGCTGACCGTCACCGACGCCAACGTCATGCTCGGCCGCGTCCAGCCCCGCCACTTCCCGGCCGTCTTCGGTCCCGGGGGCGACCAGCCGCTCGACGACGAGGCGGTGCGGCGGGCGTTCACCGAGCTGGCCGAGACCTCCGCCGCGGCCACCGGCGACCGGCGCTCCCCGGAGGAGGTCGCGGCCGGGTTCTTCGACATCGCCGTGCTCAACATGGCCAACGCGGTCAAGAAGATCTCCGTGCAGCGCGGCCACGACGTCACCCGCTACGCGCTCACCAGCTTCGGCGGCGCCGGCGGCCAGCACGCCTGCGCCGTCGCCGACGTGCTCGGCATCTCCACCGTCGTCGTGCCGCCGCACCCCGGGGTGCTCTCCGCGTACGGCATCGGGGTGGCCGCGGCGACGGCCATGCGCGAGCAGGCCGTGGAGGCCGAGCTGACCGGGGCGTCGATGCCGCGGATCCGGCAGGTCTGCGCGGAGCTGGCCGAGCGGACCGCCGCGGACCTTACGGACGAGGGCATTCCGGCGGATGCCGTGGACACGGCGGCGCGGGTGCACCTGCGGTACGCGGGCACCGACTCGGCGATCGCCGTGCCGCTGGCGGACGAGGCGCAGATGCGGGCGGAGTTCACCGCGGTGCACCACAGGCGGTTCGCGTTCACGATGGACAAGCCGATCGTCGCCGAGGCCGCGTCCGTCGAGGCCGCCGCCGAGCAGGCCGCGACCACGCGGGAGGAGGTCGGCGGGGCGGCCCGCGCCGGGGGCGCGCCCGAACCCGCCGACCGGGTGCGGATCTTCGCCGACGGGCAGTGGCGCGAGGCCGGGCTGTACCAGCGCGCGGAGCTGCGCGCCGACGACGCCGTCACCGGTCCCGCGATCCTCGCCGAGGAGGGCTCCACCACCGTCGTCGACCCCGGCTGGCAGGCCGCCGTGCACCACCGCGGCCACCTCACGCTCACCCGCGTCCGCCCCCGGCCCGCGACGCAGGCGGTCGGCACGGGCGTCGACCCCGTGATGCTGGAGGTCTTCAACAGCCTCTTCATGGCCATCGCCGAACAGATGGGCGTACGGCTGGAGAGCACCGCGCACTCCGTCAACATCAAGGAGCGGCTCGACTTCTCCTGCGCCCTCTTCGACGCCGAGGGCAACCTGATCTCCAACGCCCCGCACATGCCCGTACACCTGGGATCGATGGGCGAGTCCATCAAGGAGGTGCTGCGGCGCAACCGGGACACCGCCCACGGGCTGCGGCCGGGCGACGTGTACGCCATCAACGACCCGTACCACGGCGGCACGCACCTGCCCGACGTCACCGTGGTCACCCCCGTCTTCGACACTGTGACATCAGCGGCTGGCGCCGCGGGGGGGAAGGAACTGCTCTTCCTCGTCGCCTCCCGCGGCCACCACGCCGAGATCGGCGGCATCACCCCCGGCTCCATGCCCGCGTTCAGCCGCACCATCCAGGAGGAGGGCATCCTCTTCGACAACTGGCTGCTCGTCCGCGACGGGCGGCTGCGCGAGGCCGAGACGCGCCGGCTGCTGACCTCCGGCCCGTACCCCTCCCGCGCGCCCGACGCCAACCTCGCCGACCTGCGCGCCCAGATCGCCGCCAACAACAAGGGCATCGACGAACTGCACCGCATGATCGGCATGTTCGGCCTCGACGTGGTCCGCGCCTACATGGGGCACGTGCAGGACAACGCCGAGGAGTCCGTGCGCCGCGTCATCGCCGCCCTCGGGGACGGCGCGTACCGCTACGAGACCGACGCGGGGGCGGCCGTCGAGGTCGCCGTCCGCGTCGACCGCGACGCGCGCAGCGCCGTCGTCGACTTCACCGGCACCTCCCCGCAGCAGCCCGGGAACGCCAACGCGCCGAGCTCGGTCGTCATGGCCGCCGTGCTCTACGTCTTCCGCACCCTCGTGGCCGAGGACATCCCCCTCAACAGCGGCTGCCTGAAGCCCCTGGACGTGCGCATCCCGCCCGGCTCGATGCTCGCGCCGGAGTTCCCCGCCGCCACCGTCGCGGGGAACGTCGAGACCTCCCAGGCCGTGACGGGCGCGCTGTACGCGGCCCTCGGCGTGCAGGCCGAGGGCTCCGGGACGATGAACAACGTCACCTTCGGCAACGACAAGGCGCAGTACTACGAAACCGTCGCCTCCGGCTCCGGCGCGGGCGACGGCTTCGCCGGCGCGGACGTCGTGCAGACCCACATGACCAACTCCCGCCTCACCGACCCCGAGGTGCTGGAGTGGCGCTACCCGGTGCGCGTCGAGGAGTTCGCCGTACGCGCCGGCAGCGGCGGCGGGGGCCGCTGGGCCGGCGGGTGCGGCGCGGTGCGGCGCATCCGGTTCCTGGAGCCGATGACGGTGACGCTGCTGACCGGGCACCGGCGGGTGGCGCCCTACGGGATGGCCGGCGGCGCACCGGGTGCGCTCGGGCGCAACGCGATGGAGCGGGCCGACGGCACGGTGGAGCCCCTGGAGGGGTGCGACACCGCCGAGGCGGGGGCGGGGGACGTGCTGGTGGTCGAGACGCCGGGCGGCGGCGGGTACGGCGTGCCGGAGTGA
- a CDS encoding L-histidine N(alpha)-methyltransferase produces the protein MTTGSRGLDRLEAALSARDSPWSLCVVGEDQSQKFSQMSSALREPYSETGDGKYIASGFSYWGVASTMAWVHACSDLFYPVMRESIESFAQRWRQIAGELDDEPRHYVSLGTGTGQKDQTILERLRRDREPGALTYVPVDVSPEMLRLGRREALRHLDLPVGGVVPVQLDFANVRSVRELRGLVERLVGDEPVLYSLLGNTLANFTDDTGLLTMLTGSLLRPQDRFLLEVARSDALDDDAAREAASEYRSSPRFAEFVTSAVMEYTDLQIDMASLTYEPSVEDDRALKVKVVYRNRTGEQMLLTLPDRSGVEFPGGDTIRLYTTRKYSAGGLDKLLADAGAAEVTRTSSGLHAGFGETGFGMDLVLLRSAAAEGGEESPAEVPAPNPFG, from the coding sequence ATGACCACAGGCAGCAGGGGGCTTGACCGCCTTGAGGCCGCACTGTCCGCGCGGGACTCCCCCTGGTCCCTCTGCGTGGTCGGCGAGGACCAGTCGCAGAAGTTCTCCCAGATGAGCAGCGCGCTGCGGGAGCCGTACTCCGAGACGGGCGACGGGAAGTACATCGCGTCCGGGTTCTCGTACTGGGGCGTGGCGTCGACGATGGCGTGGGTGCACGCCTGCTCCGACCTGTTCTACCCGGTGATGCGGGAGAGCATCGAGTCCTTCGCGCAGCGCTGGCGGCAGATCGCCGGCGAGCTCGACGACGAGCCGCGCCACTACGTGAGCCTGGGCACGGGGACCGGGCAGAAGGACCAGACGATACTGGAGCGGCTGCGCCGCGACCGGGAGCCCGGCGCGCTGACGTACGTGCCCGTGGACGTCAGCCCCGAGATGCTGCGGCTGGGCCGGCGGGAGGCGCTGCGCCACCTCGACCTGCCGGTGGGCGGGGTCGTACCGGTGCAGCTCGACTTCGCGAACGTACGCAGCGTCCGGGAGCTGCGCGGGCTGGTGGAGCGCCTCGTCGGCGACGAGCCGGTGCTGTACTCGCTGCTGGGCAACACGCTCGCCAACTTCACCGACGACACGGGGCTGCTGACGATGCTGACCGGCAGCCTGCTGCGGCCGCAGGACCGGTTCCTGCTGGAGGTCGCGCGCTCGGACGCGCTGGACGACGACGCCGCGCGGGAGGCGGCCAGCGAGTACCGGTCGAGCCCGCGCTTCGCCGAGTTCGTCACCAGCGCCGTCATGGAGTACACGGACCTGCAGATCGACATGGCCAGCCTGACGTACGAACCCTCGGTGGAAGACGACAGGGCGCTGAAGGTCAAGGTCGTCTACCGCAACCGCACCGGCGAGCAGATGCTCCTCACCCTGCCCGACCGCAGCGGCGTCGAGTTCCCCGGCGGGGACACCATCCGCCTCTACACCACCCGCAAGTACTCGGCGGGCGGCCTCGACAAGCTGCTGGCCGACGCCGGGGCCGCGGAGGTGACCCGGACCAGTTCCGGCCTGCACGCCGGGTTCGGCGAGACGGGCTTCGGCATGGACCTGGTGCTGCTGCGCTCCGCGGCGGCGGAAGGCGGGGAGGAGTCCCCGGCGGAGGTCCCGGCCCCGAACCCGTTCGGCTGA
- a CDS encoding roadblock/LC7 domain-containing protein translates to MVVQGGNRQQPAGSRLNWLLDDLVGRLASVRMALVLSSDGLPMSVSEDVSREDSEHLAAVASGIHGLAKGVGTHFEAGSVRQTLVELDDAFLFVTAAGDGSCLAVMAASDADIGQIAYEMTLLVKRVGEHLAAAPRGSRS, encoded by the coding sequence ATGGTTGTGCAGGGTGGGAACAGACAGCAGCCGGCGGGGAGCCGGTTGAACTGGCTGCTCGACGATCTGGTGGGGCGGCTGGCGAGCGTACGGATGGCGCTGGTGCTGTCGTCGGACGGGCTGCCGATGAGCGTGTCCGAGGACGTGAGCAGGGAGGACTCCGAGCATCTGGCGGCGGTGGCCTCCGGCATCCACGGCCTGGCCAAGGGCGTGGGCACCCACTTCGAGGCGGGTTCCGTACGGCAGACGCTCGTGGAGCTCGACGACGCGTTCCTCTTCGTCACCGCGGCGGGCGACGGCAGTTGCCTCGCGGTGATGGCGGCGTCGGACGCCGACATCGGGCAGATCGCGTACGAGATGACGCTGCTGGTCAAGCGGGTCGGCGAGCATCTGGCGGCGGCGCCGCGGGGCAGCCGGTCCTGA
- the glpK gene encoding glycerol kinase GlpK, translating into MTDKYVAAIDQGTTSSRCIVFDQNGAVVAVDQREHRQIFPRPGWVEHDATEIWAKTQAVVAGALARAGLRADELSAVGITNQRETTVLWDRATGKPVHNAIVWQDTRTAALCTELGGTDGQDRFRDRTGLPLASYFSGPKAAWLLDNVPGLRRRAENGEIAFGTVDSWLIYNLTGGADGGVHVTDVTNASRTMLMNIETHQWDASILAAMNVPAAMLPEIRSSAEVYGTCTGQLDGVPVASALGDQQAAIFGQTCYGVGEAKNTYGTGSFLLLNTGTRPVPSKSGLLTTMGYQIGGEAPVYCLEGSIAITGALVQWFRDQLGIISAAEEIETLAASVDDNGGAYIVPAFSGLFAPYWRGDARGVITGLTRYVTKAHLARAVLEATSWQTREVVDAMYQDSGVRLTDLKVDGGMTANNLLMQHQADVLGVPVLRPVIAETTCLGAAYAAGLATGVWRDQDELRSHWKRDTEWTPRMDEGTREREYRNWRKAVERSFGWQDDGEDGAG; encoded by the coding sequence ATGACGGACAAGTACGTCGCCGCCATCGACCAGGGCACCACATCGAGCCGCTGCATCGTCTTCGACCAGAACGGCGCCGTCGTCGCCGTCGACCAGCGCGAGCACCGGCAGATCTTCCCCAGACCCGGGTGGGTGGAGCACGACGCCACGGAGATCTGGGCCAAGACCCAGGCCGTGGTCGCAGGGGCGCTGGCCAGGGCGGGCCTGCGGGCCGACGAGCTGAGCGCCGTCGGCATCACCAACCAGCGCGAGACGACCGTGCTGTGGGACCGGGCCACCGGCAAACCGGTGCACAACGCCATCGTCTGGCAGGACACCCGCACCGCGGCCCTGTGCACCGAACTCGGCGGCACCGACGGCCAGGACCGCTTCCGCGACCGCACCGGGCTGCCGCTCGCCAGCTACTTCTCCGGCCCCAAGGCCGCCTGGCTGCTCGACAACGTCCCGGGTCTGCGCCGCCGCGCCGAGAACGGCGAGATCGCCTTCGGCACCGTCGACTCCTGGCTGATCTACAACCTCACCGGCGGCGCGGACGGCGGCGTCCACGTCACCGACGTCACCAACGCCTCCCGCACCATGCTCATGAACATCGAGACCCACCAGTGGGACGCCTCGATACTCGCGGCCATGAACGTCCCGGCCGCGATGCTGCCGGAGATCCGCTCCTCCGCCGAGGTCTACGGCACCTGCACCGGCCAGCTCGACGGGGTGCCCGTGGCCTCCGCGCTCGGCGACCAGCAGGCGGCGATCTTCGGACAGACCTGCTACGGCGTCGGCGAGGCCAAGAACACCTACGGCACCGGCAGCTTCCTGCTGCTCAACACCGGTACCCGGCCGGTGCCGTCGAAGAGCGGGCTGCTGACCACCATGGGCTACCAGATCGGCGGCGAGGCCCCGGTCTACTGCCTGGAGGGGTCCATCGCCATCACCGGGGCGCTGGTGCAGTGGTTCCGTGACCAGCTCGGCATCATCTCCGCCGCCGAGGAGATCGAGACGCTGGCGGCGAGCGTCGACGACAACGGCGGCGCGTACATCGTCCCGGCGTTCTCCGGTCTGTTCGCCCCGTACTGGCGCGGCGACGCGCGCGGCGTCATCACGGGTCTGACCCGGTACGTGACCAAGGCGCACCTGGCGCGTGCCGTGCTGGAGGCGACGAGCTGGCAGACCCGCGAGGTCGTCGACGCGATGTACCAGGACTCGGGGGTGCGGCTGACGGACCTGAAGGTGGACGGGGGGATGACCGCGAACAATCTGCTGATGCAGCACCAGGCGGACGTCCTCGGCGTGCCGGTGCTGCGGCCGGTGATCGCCGAGACCACCTGCCTGGGCGCGGCCTACGCCGCGGGCCTGGCCACCGGCGTGTGGCGCGACCAGGACGAGCTGAGGTCCCACTGGAAGCGTGACACCGAGTGGACGCCGCGGATGGACGAGGGCACCCGGGAGCGCGAATACCGCAACTGGCGCAAGGCCGTCGAGCGCAGCTTCGGCTGGCAGGACGACGGGGAGGACGGGGCCGGCTGA
- a CDS encoding MIP/aquaporin family protein, translated as MDYPNGDIFAGEVIGTAILILFGAGVCAAVTLEKSKAKASGWVVIAFGWGFAVLAGAYTAAPLSGGHINPAVTLGVAVESNEHWGKVPLYMASQMLGALIGAALAWLVYYGQFARNANRETAVETLGIFSTRPEIYNPWQNLVTEIIATVGLVLPILAFGLTEGLGESGTQVLIVALLVVGIGLSLGGPTGYAINPARDLGPRIAHALLPIPNKGTNEWNYAWIPVAGPLIGGVLSALIYKLAF; from the coding sequence ATGGACTACCCCAACGGGGACATCTTTGCCGGTGAGGTCATCGGCACCGCCATTCTCATCCTGTTCGGCGCGGGCGTCTGCGCCGCCGTGACCCTGGAGAAGTCGAAGGCCAAGGCCTCCGGCTGGGTCGTCATCGCCTTCGGGTGGGGCTTCGCCGTGCTGGCCGGCGCGTACACCGCCGCGCCGCTGTCCGGCGGGCACATCAACCCGGCCGTGACCCTCGGCGTCGCCGTCGAGAGCAACGAGCACTGGGGGAAGGTCCCGCTCTACATGGCCTCGCAGATGCTCGGCGCGCTCATCGGCGCCGCGCTCGCGTGGCTCGTCTACTACGGCCAGTTCGCGCGCAACGCGAACCGCGAGACGGCCGTCGAGACGCTCGGCATCTTCTCCACCCGCCCGGAGATCTACAACCCGTGGCAGAACCTCGTCACCGAGATCATCGCCACCGTCGGCCTCGTGCTGCCGATCCTCGCCTTCGGCCTCACCGAGGGGCTCGGCGAGTCCGGCACCCAGGTGCTGATCGTCGCGCTGCTGGTCGTCGGGATCGGCCTGTCGCTCGGCGGTCCCACGGGCTACGCCATCAACCCGGCCCGCGACCTGGGTCCCCGTATCGCGCACGCGCTGCTGCCCATCCCCAACAAGGGCACCAACGAGTGGAACTACGCGTGGATACCCGTGGCCGGGCCGCTGATCGGCGGCGTGCTGAGCGCGCTGATCTACAAACTCGCCTTCTAG
- a CDS encoding condensation domain-containing protein, translating to MPAFRRHPLRFRTGRSVTGPLTWGQLAIWDVIRWLPDNGSSLNSAARHEVPPGTSMTDLLGALRALVERHDSLHTRYHGSPGGPCQTVVGEAEIDVRVREIGAEPVDRAAERVAESVRVLPFDVAVDLPLRPVVLTRSAAPVAVLIVVSHMAVDGWSLAIIGADLAALLRAERLPPPSEQPLQRARYETTDLARSRERKALAYWREEVESLPARMLGPVDPVAAPATGAGPEDELLWSRMESSALACAVRALSLRTGAEAGVIVMAATAALLAARTGEREAGLRAIVSTRFRPEDRRLVGAFNQNAMFRIGPREETFTAFVRRARNITLRAFRHTEYDPRKLEPMIAGIARRRGIEAGRYCFFNDIRFAASRRLGPPDPAAADAAAAGITRRLGGTVVGVPPLPSPPKGAGFFAFLDGDTGNTVVTVGVADRFLASGGPAEFLRDLERLVTRGALTPESVRTLCAAPAPGAEDDAWARTNRRESA from the coding sequence ATGCCCGCCTTCCGGCGCCACCCGCTGCGGTTCCGCACCGGCCGCTCCGTCACCGGCCCGCTCACGTGGGGACAGCTTGCGATCTGGGACGTGATCAGGTGGCTGCCCGACAACGGCAGCAGCCTCAACTCGGCCGCGCGCCACGAGGTGCCGCCCGGCACCTCCATGACCGACCTCCTGGGCGCGCTCCGCGCGCTGGTCGAACGGCACGACTCGCTGCACACCCGCTACCACGGGAGTCCCGGTGGCCCGTGCCAGACGGTCGTCGGCGAGGCCGAAATCGACGTCCGGGTACGGGAGATCGGCGCGGAACCCGTCGACCGGGCGGCCGAGCGCGTCGCCGAGTCCGTCCGCGTCCTCCCCTTCGACGTCGCGGTGGACCTCCCGCTGCGGCCGGTGGTGCTGACCCGCTCCGCGGCTCCGGTCGCCGTGCTCATCGTCGTCAGCCACATGGCCGTCGACGGCTGGAGCCTGGCCATCATCGGTGCGGACCTCGCCGCGCTGCTGCGGGCGGAGCGGCTTCCGCCTCCGTCGGAGCAGCCGCTGCAGCGGGCGCGGTACGAGACGACCGACCTCGCCCGCTCCCGGGAGCGCAAGGCGCTGGCGTACTGGCGCGAGGAGGTCGAGTCCCTGCCGGCCCGCATGCTCGGGCCGGTGGACCCGGTGGCTGCGCCGGCCACGGGGGCCGGACCGGAAGACGAACTGCTCTGGTCGCGGATGGAGTCGTCCGCCCTCGCGTGTGCCGTCCGGGCGCTGAGCCTGCGGACCGGCGCCGAAGCCGGGGTGATCGTCATGGCGGCCACGGCGGCGCTGCTCGCCGCCCGCACCGGAGAGCGGGAAGCGGGGCTGCGCGCCATCGTGTCGACCCGTTTCCGTCCGGAGGACCGGCGGCTGGTCGGAGCCTTCAACCAGAACGCGATGTTCCGCATCGGTCCGCGGGAGGAGACCTTCACGGCGTTCGTCCGGCGGGCCCGGAACATCACTCTGCGCGCGTTCCGTCACACCGAGTACGACCCCCGGAAGCTCGAACCGATGATCGCCGGCATCGCGCGGCGACGGGGCATCGAGGCGGGGCGGTACTGCTTCTTCAACGACATCCGGTTCGCGGCGTCACGGCGGCTCGGCCCGCCCGACCCGGCCGCCGCGGACGCCGCCGCGGCCGGCATCACGCGGCGGCTGGGCGGGACGGTCGTCGGCGTCCCACCGCTGCCGAGCCCGCCGAAGGGGGCCGGGTTCTTCGCCTTCCTCGACGGCGACACCGGCAACACCGTCGTCACCGTGGGCGTCGCGGACCGCTTCCTCGCCTCCGGGGGACCGGCGGAGTTCCTGCGGGATCTCGAACGGCTCGTGACGCGGGGGGCCCTCACGCCGGAGTCGGTACGCACCCTGTGCGCCGCACCGGCCCCCGGCGCCGAGGACGACGCGTGGGCGCGTACGAACAGGAGGGAGAGTGCATGA
- a CDS encoding RNA pseudouridine synthase, whose amino-acid sequence MRTTVPTWREVRSTQALFEDDAVLVLNKPAGISVMGERHGTDLVELAEEAGEELFPAHRVDKVTSGVVLFAKDLATHGGLTRQFNKRTVDKAYLVVTRTAGLPDRGTVDLPLSVGRKNRVRIAAAREDIRFDEEEGRWWVAEGDLLDVKNYPSTTRFRTLWSDGGYSVLVALPVTGRRHQIRVHLAWIGHAILGDPLFDKAAAAAGARTHLHSWRLGFDASWLDGSRIEAVADPDEDFWQPLAGVLSADTVAGLLSEGARVAGPVES is encoded by the coding sequence ATGAGGACGACAGTGCCCACTTGGCGGGAAGTCCGCAGCACGCAGGCACTATTCGAGGACGACGCGGTCCTGGTGCTGAACAAACCCGCCGGAATTTCCGTGATGGGCGAGCGGCACGGCACCGATCTCGTCGAGCTTGCCGAAGAGGCGGGCGAAGAGCTGTTCCCGGCTCATCGTGTCGACAAGGTGACGTCCGGTGTCGTCCTCTTCGCCAAGGACCTGGCCACGCACGGTGGGTTGACCCGGCAGTTCAACAAGCGGACCGTCGACAAGGCGTACCTGGTCGTCACCAGGACCGCCGGACTGCCCGACCGGGGCACGGTCGATTTGCCGCTCAGCGTCGGACGCAAGAACAGGGTGCGTATCGCCGCGGCCCGCGAGGATATTCGGTTCGACGAGGAAGAAGGCCGATGGTGGGTCGCGGAAGGCGACCTCCTCGACGTGAAGAACTATCCGTCGACCACGCGATTCAGGACGCTCTGGAGCGACGGCGGGTATTCGGTGCTGGTCGCCCTTCCGGTCACCGGCCGGCGTCATCAGATCCGGGTCCACCTCGCCTGGATCGGCCACGCGATTCTGGGCGACCCTCTTTTCGACAAGGCCGCCGCGGCGGCAGGTGCCAGGACTCATCTGCATTCCTGGCGGCTGGGCTTCGACGCGTCCTGGCTCGACGGCAGCCGCATCGAGGCGGTGGCCGACCCCGACGAGGACTTCTGGCAGCCCCTGGCCGGCGTTCTGTCCGCGGACACGGTCGCCGGCCTGCTCAGCGAGGGCGCGCGGGTCGCCGGCCCCGTCGAGTCGTGA
- a CDS encoding radical SAM protein, with protein MDTEGRFAEKTTLHIRSLSAKSPAMRAMYDYDPEHENIPANTERDLLLEKVAPPVFGVVRKFDGRLLVLLSYTCAAHCRYCERQDRVGVGLDRMGRLTTQQLDDVIDYVRSDESITEVIASGGDPLTHPKGLEYLFGALREVEHVKVLRIHTRFPLQTPRQVNVDLMGRLAACKPTVFLSLHIDHPDELTDEVVDLIGRFRAQGYILISQSVFLKGVNDDVETLATLFGELFFLGVRPYYIYHCQRIETTARFEMEFDDEIKIMSTLRERLSGLAYPQHVLDLPGARGKVVVPTTHWDFDHARTRDFDGRELSTDTWQVTTADEQKS; from the coding sequence ATGGACACCGAAGGCCGTTTCGCCGAGAAGACCACGCTGCACATCCGCTCGCTCTCCGCCAAGAGCCCGGCCATGCGGGCCATGTACGACTACGACCCGGAGCACGAGAACATCCCCGCGAACACCGAACGGGACCTCCTCCTCGAAAAGGTCGCGCCGCCGGTCTTCGGCGTGGTCCGGAAGTTCGACGGGCGACTGCTGGTCCTGCTCTCCTACACCTGCGCCGCGCACTGCCGTTACTGCGAGCGGCAGGACCGCGTCGGCGTCGGCCTGGACCGGATGGGGCGGCTGACCACCCAGCAGCTCGACGACGTCATCGACTACGTGCGGTCCGACGAGTCGATCACGGAGGTCATTGCCAGCGGCGGCGACCCGCTCACCCACCCCAAGGGCCTGGAGTACCTCTTCGGCGCCCTGCGGGAGGTCGAGCACGTCAAGGTGCTGCGCATCCACACCCGCTTCCCGTTGCAGACGCCGCGACAGGTCAACGTCGACCTCATGGGTCGCCTCGCCGCCTGCAAGCCGACCGTGTTCCTCAGCCTGCATATCGACCACCCGGACGAGCTGACGGACGAAGTGGTCGACCTGATCGGCCGGTTCCGCGCGCAGGGTTACATCCTGATCAGCCAGAGCGTGTTCCTGAAGGGCGTCAACGACGACGTGGAAACGCTCGCCACGCTCTTCGGCGAACTGTTCTTCCTGGGAGTGCGCCCCTATTACATCTACCACTGCCAGCGCATCGAGACGACCGCGCGCTTCGAGATGGAGTTCGACGACGAGATCAAGATCATGTCGACGCTCCGGGAACGCCTGAGCGGCCTGGCGTATCCCCAGCACGTACTCGACCTCCCCGGCGCCCGCGGCAAGGTCGTCGTGCCGACCACGCACTGGGACTTCGACCACGCCAGGACCCGGGACTTCGACGGCCGCGAACTGAGCACCGACACCTGGCAGGTCACGACGGCCGACGAGCAGAAGTCGTGA